The segment TCGCATGCCACCGTGATCACCAGAAACAGGCCCTGCCACCCGGCACCTGCTATGAACAGCGGATTCAAATTCGTCGCCCCAATGTCAGAGATGTACACCACCGACTGCGGCTGATGCATAAACCAATAGATGGGACGGCCCTGTCCCGCCCAACATATCAGCATCGCTATAAGCATACCATACCATGGTATGAACCCGATGACGGGCACTAGAAAGAAATAATTACCGGGACTAATgttcctcctcctcttctcCATCTGCCTGCAAGACTATTTCGACTACGCTTTCCCATCTCGAGCCACTACGACAGCTACATTCGAGCACTCGACTTCCTATATACCTGCGATATTTTCATTACGTAGCGATTTTTTTGCAGATTGCTTTGCCAGCTTTTTTCCACTAGCCGCTCCAGCTAGGAAGCCCGCTTTAAAGCCATCAAAAGCGCTCGCCAAGCGCCAAAATTCATTTCTAAGCATTGCCAAGGCTTAGTAGTTAAGACGCTGGCGTAGTTACCGGCTGGACGCTCCCATTCCTGCCAGCCAGATGGCTGTACGCCAGGACGCCCCGTGGTTCCGCGGACCGTTATGACAAAGAGCGATATCGCGGCGCGCGGTCAAAAGTCGAGATGGCCAGCTGCGCACGCCACGGGCAGAAAGACAGGACAAGAGACGGCGACGACGATGGCTGAGGAGACGTTGGAGAAGCTGGACCAGGAGATCACCCTGAACTTGCAGAAGATCGACTCCAACCTCAGCTACTGTTTCAATCGGATCACGAAACAGATCATCCCGCGCGTTACCCAGTACGGGGCAGTGTGCGAGGAGATCATGGACCACGCCAGCTGGCTGGGGTCGATGTTCCAGCAGACGGGGAACGTCGAGCTGAGCCTGCAGGCGGCGGGCGGCGACAGCGCCGCCTCGCCGCCGCCCAGCGATACGCTGTTCCCGCTCGCTGGCAGGGAGGCAGAGCAACGGGGGCCGCCGGCGGCGGCCCTCTCTGACGATGAGGACGCGTTCCACACGGCAGACGTGGCGGCAGCCGCCGACTCGAGCGACGACGACGCCGAGGGCAGCACGCTGCAGCGCCAGCGCCGCAAGCGCAAGGtgtcgctgctgctgcagcaggaGTTCGGCTCGAGCTCCAGCATGGTGCCGTCGCCCGTGGCGATCGCGCAGCGGGGCGCGGCCGCCGCGCTGCGCCCGGACTCCTCGACCACCGGCGGCTACCGGGGCATGCTCGACAGCTCGCCCGTGAAGCAGCAGAGCACGGACCGGCAGCAGCCGGACGAGAGCACGAAGCAGGTGCCCAAGCCCGGGACGGTGATCCACTTCTCGACCGGCGCGTAGCCGGGGCGGCCGAGAGCCGTTACCCGGCGTCGCGCGCGCGCGCAGCAGGAGAAAAAGCGCACCGGCGTCGCAATTCGCCACCGACAGCAACTGCAAGGACAGCCGAGCGGGTGTGCGTGGTATGGGGAACGCAATGTCTGCCAGTTTTGCACCGGAATGCACcgagctgaagaagcagtaCGATGACTGTTTCAACGAGTGGTACAGCGAGAAGTTTCTCAAGGGGAAGTCGATCGAGAACGAGTGTTCGAAGCAGTGGTACGCGTACACGACGTGTGTGGACGCGAATCTCGTGAAGCAGGGAATCAAGCCGGCGCTTGACGAGGCCCGCAAGGAGGCGCCCTTCGAGAACGGCGGGGCCATCGAACAGCAGGACCAGTAGATACTGCACACGGTATATAGCGCGAGTTTTAAGAGACAgtttagccgccgaaggTTGTCGTGCGAAGTGAGTGTCGTGCAGAGCGATCGCGTTCGGCCCTCTGGGCGAAAAAGGATGAAAA is part of the Torulaspora globosa chromosome 7, complete sequence genome and harbors:
- the ASK1 gene encoding Ask1p (ancestral locus Anc_2.588) — encoded protein: MTKSDIAARGQKSRWPAAHATGRKTGQETATTMAEETLEKLDQEITLNLQKIDSNLSYCFNRITKQIIPRVTQYGAVCEEIMDHASWLGSMFQQTGNVELSLQAAGGDSAASPPPSDTLFPLAGREAEQRGPPAAALSDDEDAFHTADVAAAADSSDDDAEGSTLQRQRRKRKVSLLLQQEFGSSSSMVPSPVAIAQRGAAAALRPDSSTTGGYRGMLDSSPVKQQSTDRQQPDESTKQVPKPGTVIHFSTGA
- the MDM35 gene encoding Mdm35p (ancestral locus Anc_2.587) → MGNAMSASFAPECTELKKQYDDCFNEWYSEKFLKGKSIENECSKQWYAYTTCVDANLVKQGIKPALDEARKEAPFENGGAIEQQDQ